From a region of the Acinetobacter calcoaceticus genome:
- the ispF gene encoding 2-C-methyl-D-erythritol 2,4-cyclodiphosphate synthase: protein MVAQIRIGQGMDVHAFEAGDFVTLAGIQIPHTHGLKAHSDGDVVLHALCDALLGALALGDIGQHFPDTDPEYKGADSRVLLKHVYQLILDRGYQLNNADITVACERPKLAKHNLEMRQSIADVLNVDVNQISIKATTTEKLGFTGRQEGILATATVLVSHHTK from the coding sequence ATGGTTGCTCAAATTCGTATTGGACAGGGAATGGATGTGCATGCCTTTGAAGCAGGGGACTTCGTTACATTGGCTGGCATTCAAATTCCACATACACATGGCCTGAAAGCGCACTCTGATGGTGATGTGGTACTTCATGCCCTATGTGATGCTTTGCTAGGCGCTTTGGCACTCGGAGATATTGGGCAGCATTTTCCTGACACTGACCCAGAATACAAAGGCGCAGACAGTCGAGTATTGTTAAAGCATGTTTATCAACTCATATTGGATCGTGGTTATCAATTAAATAATGCTGATATTACGGTGGCTTGTGAGCGTCCCAAATTAGCTAAGCATAATTTGGAAATGCGTCAAAGCATTGCTGATGTTTTAAATGTAGATGTTAATCAAATCAGTATTAAAGCAACGACAACCGAAAAACTAGGGTTTACCGGTCGTCAAGAGGGTATTTTAGCAACAGCAACTGTTTTAGTCTCTCATCACACCAAGTGA
- a CDS encoding protein tyrosine phosphatase family protein, translated as MTTIEQSLAQIPNFSVIHEHLFSSAQPSIEQLKLIKEYGCSIVINLALSNAPNHIENEDRICLDIGLNYIHIPIDWETPSAEQCLLVLDLIDHLVQNEIVWIHCTKNDRSSCLMYVYRQFYMNMDMPTSQDLLHETWEPNETWTGLIHSITLQLQGRKATIELQQSLQQADHLV; from the coding sequence ATGACAACTATTGAACAATCATTAGCTCAAATCCCTAATTTTTCCGTTATTCATGAGCACTTATTTAGTTCGGCTCAACCATCAATCGAACAACTAAAACTGATTAAAGAATATGGTTGTAGCATAGTCATTAACCTTGCTTTAAGTAATGCACCAAACCACATTGAGAATGAGGATCGTATTTGCCTAGATATTGGTTTAAATTACATCCACATTCCAATTGATTGGGAAACGCCATCTGCAGAGCAATGTTTATTGGTACTCGATCTCATTGATCATTTGGTCCAGAATGAAATTGTCTGGATTCACTGTACTAAAAATGATCGCTCTAGTTGCCTTATGTATGTTTACAGACAGTTTTATATGAATATGGACATGCCTACTTCTCAAGATTTACTTCACGAAACTTGGGAACCTAATGAAACTTGGACAGGGCTTATTCATAGTATTACCTTACAACTACAAGGACGTAAGGCAACTATTGAGCTTCAACAATCTTTGCAACAGGCCGATCACTTGGTGTGA
- a CDS encoding D-amino acid dehydrogenase has product MPHVIVIGAGITGVTSAYELSQLGYQVTVIDRHLYPAMETSFANGGQLSACNAEVWNQKATVVKGFKWMRQKDAPLLLNPSFSLHKYSWLVEFLSHIKHYEANTIETVRLALLARKRLFEVAEKEQLEFDLEKRGILHMYHSKADYEIAKQVNHVLNKGTLERYSVSPDEMKTIEPSLTGDYFGGYYTPSDATGDIHKYSTSLAEKTKQYGVQYKFGLEVTDIKCHTDKVIVSCQPSAEHPYLVESDSIQIEGDVLVVCGGVGSYQLADMIGERVNVYPVKGYSITVQLKDEQSVQNAPWVSLLDESAKIVTSRLGKDRLRVAGTAEFNGYNRDIRADRIQPLVNWVNRNFDISTEHVVPWAGLRPMMPNMLPVVKQSKQPRIFYNTGHGHLGWTLSAATAVLVGQDIAQKYPV; this is encoded by the coding sequence ATGCCACATGTTATTGTGATAGGTGCGGGAATCACAGGGGTTACCTCTGCCTATGAATTATCGCAGCTGGGTTATCAAGTCACAGTGATTGATCGACATCTATATCCTGCAATGGAAACATCATTTGCCAATGGAGGGCAATTATCGGCTTGTAATGCGGAAGTATGGAACCAAAAAGCCACTGTAGTTAAGGGCTTTAAGTGGATGAGACAAAAAGATGCACCGCTATTGCTGAATCCTTCATTTAGTTTGCATAAGTATAGTTGGTTGGTTGAGTTCTTATCCCATATTAAACACTATGAAGCGAATACGATCGAGACGGTCCGATTGGCATTACTCGCCCGTAAGCGCTTGTTTGAAGTTGCAGAAAAGGAGCAGCTTGAGTTTGATTTGGAGAAACGTGGCATTCTTCATATGTATCATAGTAAGGCCGATTACGAGATCGCTAAACAAGTCAATCATGTCTTGAACAAAGGTACATTGGAGCGCTATTCGGTTTCTCCTGATGAAATGAAAACAATAGAGCCATCGTTGACGGGTGACTATTTTGGTGGCTATTACACGCCAAGTGATGCAACAGGTGATATTCATAAATATTCAACCTCTTTGGCTGAAAAAACTAAGCAATATGGCGTTCAGTATAAATTTGGTCTGGAAGTCACAGATATTAAGTGTCATACAGACAAAGTGATCGTAAGTTGTCAGCCAAGTGCAGAGCATCCATATCTTGTTGAATCCGATAGCATCCAGATCGAAGGTGATGTGCTTGTGGTTTGTGGTGGTGTAGGGAGCTATCAACTTGCTGATATGATTGGTGAGCGTGTAAATGTTTATCCAGTAAAAGGCTATTCAATTACCGTGCAATTAAAAGATGAGCAAAGTGTGCAGAATGCACCGTGGGTCAGCTTACTAGATGAAAGTGCAAAAATCGTGACTTCTCGTTTAGGTAAAGATCGACTGCGTGTGGCGGGTACTGCGGAATTTAATGGTTACAACCGTGACATACGGGCTGATCGTATTCAACCATTAGTGAATTGGGTAAACCGTAATTTTGATATTTCAACTGAGCATGTGGTGCCTTGGGCGGGGCTAAGACCTATGATGCCAAATATGTTGCCTGTGGTGAAGCAGTCTAAACAACCTCGTATTTTCTATAATACCGGACATGGGCACTTAGGTTGGACTTTGTCTGCGGCAACTGCAGTTTTAGTCGGTCAGGATATTGCCCAGAAATATCCAGTCTAG
- a CDS encoding cysteine hydrolase family protein, with translation MKKFSSNSKSALLVIDMQNGLFNSQSKPHNAQLVLSNIVSLIEYCRLNDRPIIFIRHVGERGTPLDPNGPNTQLITDLPFNPHKDTVIEKMYPSSFKNTVLKEVLEKLDVDEIIITGMKTEYCIDTTVRTASENGYKVILISDAHTTTDSVALNALQIIDHHNQVLSNAFAQLKTTAQFIS, from the coding sequence ATGAAAAAATTCAGTAGTAACTCAAAATCGGCTTTACTCGTCATTGATATGCAAAATGGCCTATTTAATAGCCAGTCTAAGCCACATAATGCTCAACTTGTACTTTCAAATATTGTTAGCCTTATTGAATATTGCCGCTTGAATGATAGACCAATTATCTTTATTCGGCATGTCGGTGAGAGAGGCACACCATTAGATCCAAACGGCCCGAACACTCAACTGATCACAGACTTACCTTTTAATCCACATAAAGATACAGTCATTGAAAAAATGTACCCGAGCAGCTTTAAAAATACTGTTTTAAAAGAAGTGTTAGAGAAACTTGATGTTGATGAAATCATAATTACTGGAATGAAAACTGAGTATTGTATTGATACTACTGTTAGGACTGCTTCAGAGAATGGATATAAAGTGATATTAATCTCAGATGCACACACCACAACTGATTCAGTCGCTTTAAATGCTCTGCAAATAATTGATCATCATAACCAAGTTTTAAGCAATGCTTTTGCTCAGTTAAAGACGACAGCACAGTTTATTTCTTAA